GGTTCACTGCACACCGAGGTGATCGTCACCCGGGACTACGCCAACTCCCAGCGCTTCCTGAAGGAAGTCAACTCGAGCGTGGTCATGGTCAACGCTTCGTCCCGTTTTTCCGATGGCAACCAGCTTGGGCTTGGGGCGGAAATCGGGATCTCAACCTCCAAGCTGCACTCCTTCGGCCCCATGGGATTGGAAGACCTGACCACCCGCAAGTTCGTGGTCTTCGGCGACGGACAGATAAGGCAGTGATGCTAGAGCATCTCCCCTCACGCTTATGCGAATTGGAATTTTAGGCGGAACGTTCAATCCGATTCACCTCGCTCATCTGCGTATAGCCGAAGAGGTGCGCGAGGCGTGCTCCCTTGACCGGGTTCTCTTCATTCCTGCCGCCGATCCGCCGCACAAACCCGTCGCCGAAGAGGTCCCTTTTGCCCAGCGCCTGGCCATGGTCGAAGCCGCCATCGCCGAGAATCCGGCTTTCGCCGCCTCCGATCTCGAATCCCATCGAACGGGCAAGAGCTATTCCGTCCACACCCTTGAGATCCTGCGCCGTGACCAGCCGGATCAGGAACTCTTCTTCATCATTGGCATGGATTCCTTTCGCGATATCGGATCGTGGCGGGAATATCGCCGCCTTTTTCCTCTGGCGCATATCGTTGTCGCCGCCCGCCCGGGAATCTCCTCCGATGACCCTCAAGCCCTGCTCCCCGTTGCCATCCGGGGGGACTTCTGCTATGATGTGCAGTCAAAAACCTTGCTTCACCGCAGTGGCAACAGGGTGATTTTCCTGGAGGAGACCTTGCTGGATATTTCCTCCACCCGCATCCGCCGACTGGCGGCCGACGGCCGATCGATACGGTATCTGGTCACTCCCGCCGTCGAAGAGTATGTTTCCACCCACGGTCTCTATCGGGACCAGAAAAGGTTTTAATTTTGCATTCGAAAGAACGGGCTCTTTTCTGCGCCGCCTACGCCCTGGAAAAAAAGGCCTTCAATGTTCGCATTCTGGAAGTCACCGGCGTATCGACTCTCACAGACTATCTGTTGCTCGCCTCGGGCCGCTCCGACCGTCAGGTTCAGGCAGTGGCCGAATCGATCCGGGCCGGACTGAAAAAGGAACACGCCACTGCCCCGCTGGCCATCGAGGGGATGAACGAGGGGCGCTGGGTCCTGATCGACTACGGGGATGTGATGGTCCATGTCTTTCAGGAGCCGGTCCGTGAATTCTATGACCTGGACGGCCTCTGGAGCGAAGCGGCCGAAGTGCCTATCCCTGACGAATACCACTGGGAGAGAAAGGCCGAAGTCCGGTGAAGTTGCGCCTGATCTGCGTCGGCAAGATCTCAGCCCCCTATCTGCAGGAAGGGGTCAATGAATATGTCGGCCGCATCAAGCGCTATCTTCCCCTGACTACAGTCGAACTCAAGGAAGAAAAGGGCGGCGGCAAGAACGTCGACCCCGCCTTCATCCGGGACAGGGAAGGGGAGCGGATCATGGAGAAGATCCCGGCTGATTCCTTTGCCGTAGTTCTGGATGAGCGGGGAACTTCCCTCAATTCGCAAAAGCTTGCCGAACGGCTCGACCGGCACATGGTCCATGGAACGCGGGAGTTGATCCTGGTCCTTGGAGGGGCCTACGGGCTGAGTACGACCGTGAAGAAACGGGGGGACTTCCTGCTGTCCCTCTCCCCCTTGACCTTTACCCATCAGATGGCACGTCTCATTCTCCTGGAGCAGATTTACAGGGGTCTGACCATTCTACGGAACGAGCCGTACCACAATCGATAGGAGCGGGAGTCTATGGACGAGAAGAAACTGGAAGAAGCCAGCGAGCGTCTGCTGCAGATGCGCCGGAAGGTTCTGCAGGAGGTTCACGACTCCTATGAAGCGAGCCGGGAGATCGGGCAGGACGGGGTTCCCGATATTGGGGACATGTCGGCCAACACCTACAGCCGGGACGTTCTGCTCAACCTCAGTGAAAACCAGCGGCAGAAGGTCCGGGATATCGATGCGGCTCTTGAGCGCCTCGCCAAGGGAGTATATGGCATCTGCATGCGCTGCGAGGAGGAAATCCCCCCCCGCCGGATGGAAGTGCGGCCTTTTTCCAGATATTGTGTGGACTGCAAAGCCGAAGTCGAAAGATTCGGCGAATGAATTTCAATGAGTTTTCCCGCCCGGGGAAACGCACCCAGGAGTGACTATGATTGCTTTGGCGATTTTTTTGGCGGTGTTCATAGCCTTTGTTTTTGTCTTCCTCTATTTCTGGGGAATCAACCCCGGTGACGTGACGATCTATCTCACCTCCGACCAGAGCCTGACCCAGCCCATTCCCATCATGATCGTCGGAGCGATTATGGCCGGGCTGGTGATCGGCTACGGTTTCCACATGGTCAGCCTGCTGACGCATGGTGTTCACCACTGGCGATTCAATCGCAAGGACAAAAAAGGGCGGGAAACTACCTCGATCTATCGGGAGGGAGTGGGACGGCTCCTTTCCGGAGACATAAAAAAAGCGAAGGCCCTTCTGCAGAAGGCTCTGGACCGGGATCCCTCCCGCATCGAAACCTATATCGCCCTGGCCAGTGTCCACCTTCAGGAAGGCGCTTCACAGGAGGCGGTCAATCTGCTTCGCAAGGCCAGGGATATTGAGCCGCGAAACCTCGAGGTCCTGTTCAAGCTGGCCAGCACTTATGAAGAAACCAACTACCATGAAGAAGCCCGGCAGGCCTATAAGGAAATCCTTGCCGTCGAGAAGGATAATCGCAAAGCGATTCGAACCCTTCGCGATCTGCACATCAGGCACGAACGTTGGCAGGAGGCGCTGGATCTACAGAAGCGGCTGTTAAAGGCCGGACCGAGCAGCGAGCGCCTGGAAGAGGAGAAGAAAAAGCAGCTTTATCTCCGTTATGAGGTCGCGCGCAAGGCCCTGAGCGAGGGACAGACCGATCAGGCGAAGGAGGAGTTCAAGGAGATCATCAAACAGGCTCCCGACTTCACCCCCGCTCGGGTCTCCCTGGGGGATGCGTATCAGTCCCAGAAACGTCCCGATGAAGCCGACCGGGTCTGGCAGGAAGGGTATAAGGATCTCGGAAGAAGCGTCTTCCTGTCACGCCTCGAGGATCTCTACATGGAAGCCGAAGATCCAACCACCCTCCTCTCATTCTACCGCAACGCCATTCTAGAGCGGGAGGACGATCTCATGCTTCGGCTCTTTTTCGGCAAACTCTGCCTGAGACTGGAGATGGTGGATGAGGCTCTTGAACAGCTCTATGCCGTGGAAAATGCAGGGGTCGACACCCCCCATCTTCATCTGCTGCTGGCCGAGGCTCATCGGCGCCGCAGCCGGATCGACGAAGCGATCGGAGAGTATAAAAAAGCCCTGGGCGTCGACTCCCGGATCAGCCTGGGATATGTTTGCGACACCTGCGGCGAATCTTCCGTCGAATGGTTGAGCCGCTGTCCCGAGTGCGGCACCTGGGGCAGCTTCAGCCGGGCTGACCGCCAGCTGATCCGTAACGCCCGCCCTGTAGAGGCGCGAGCCATTTATCATGGAGAGCGGCACTGATGAATTCCTCAAAGAAGGGGCCGGTTGCCTTGGTCATTCTCGATGGATGGGGCATCAGCGATACCTGTGATGCAAACGCCGTCTGTCAGGCGCGGACCCCTAATCTCGATACCCTGCAACGGGAGTTTCCCTCTACCCGCATCGGCGCATCCGGTCCCCATGTCGGGCTTCCTGAAGGGCAGATGGGCAACTCGGAAGTCGGCCATCTCAACCTGGGAGCCGGGCGCATCGTCTATCAGGACCTGACCCGAATCAGTCTGAGCATCGAGGAGGGAGATTTCTTCCGCAACCCGGTCTTTACCGAAGGGCTTGCCAGGATCAAGGAAAAAGGGGGAAAGCTCCATCTGATGGGACTTCTCTCCGACGGCGGGGTCCATTCCCACAACACCCATTTGTACGCCCTGGTCGAACTCGGCAAGCGCTGCGGCATCGACGACATCTGCGTCCACGCTTTCCTTGACGGACGGGATACGCCGCCGTCCAGCGGCGTCGACTATCTGGCCCAATTGGAAGAGCGCCTCGAAGCGATCGGAGCCGGCCGGGTAGCCACCGTTATCGGCCGCTATTACGCCATGGACCGCGACAACCGCTGGGACAGGGTCCACCGCGCCTATCGCGCCATGACGCTGGGTGAGGGGGAGAAGGCCCCCCTTTCAGCAGTCGCCATCGAAGAGGCCTATGCCGCCGGTCAGACCGACGAGTTCGTCGAGCCCAGGGTCATTCAGAAATCGGGAACAAAGGCGGGAACCGTCGATGACGGCGACGGCATCATTTTCTTCAACTTCCGCTCCGATCGCGCCCGGGAAATCACCCGGGCCTTCACAGATGACGACTTCAAGGGGTTCCAGCGGGAAAAGACGCCTGATCTCGCCGCCTACGTCTGCATGACCGAATACGACGAAACCTTCGGCCTGCCCGTGGCGTTTCCGCAGGAAAATCTTTCCAACATTCTCGGCGAGGTTCTGGCAGGAGCCGGCAAGACCCAGCTGCGTATCGCCGAAACGGAAAAATACGCCCACGTCACCTTCTTTTTCAACGGAGGGAGCGAAGTTCCTTTTCCCGGTGAGGAGCGGATACTGATCCCTTCTCCCCAGGAAGTAGCCACTTATGATCAAAAACCGGAAATGAGCGCAGGCCCCGTGACCGATGAAGTCGTGAAACAGGTGGGCGAAGGCAGGTTCGACTTCATCGTCCTCAACTATGCCAACCCGGACATGGTTGGACACACCGGAAACCTCCCCGCGGCCGTCCGCGCCATGGAGTTCGTCGACGCCTGCACGGGACGCGTGGTGGAGGCTGTCTTGAACGCGGGAGGATCTGTCATCCTCACGGCCGATCACGGCAATTGCGAAAAGATGGCGGATCCCGAAGGGTCTCCCCATACCGCCCATACCACAAATTTGGTTCCTCTTGTCCTGATCGATGCAGAACTTAAAAACGCCACCTTAAGATCGGGTATCCTTGCCGATATCGCACCGACGATTCTCGATCTGATGGGACTGCCGAAGCCGGCGGAGATGACGGGGAGAAGCTTGCTTCAGGGTTAAAGGGTTTGCGGGGCGCCGGAGAAATCCCTGGCGCTTCTTTCCCGGGGGGGGAATATGTTCATGTTTAATCCGCGCCGGATGCGTCGGAGCCTGGCTGACCTCCTGAACCTGGTGCTGCCCCCCGCCTGTCCGCTGTGCGGGCGGGAGTCGGTTCGGTTGGGGATCTGCTCCGCCTGTTTCGCCGGCATTCACCCCGTCGTCTCCCCCTGCTGCCCCCGCTGCGTCCTTCCCTATCCCACCGAAGAGGGGACCGACCATCTCTGTGAAGCTTGCCTGCGGGCATCTCCACCCTTTGAATGGGCCCGGGCAGCCGGGGTCTATGAAGGAGTCCTGCGGCAGGCGGTACATCATTTCAAGTATCGCGGAGCCGTCGATCTCGATCGTCCGCTGGGGCAGCTGCTCGCGGCGACCATGGAAGAGCCGGTTTCCCGGTTCCGCCCCGACCTGCTGGTTCCCGTCCCCCTCCACAATAGCCGCCTGAGAGAGCGTACCTACAACCAATCCCTTCTTCTGGCAAAAGTTCTCGGGAAAGAGTGGCGGCTCCCGGTGGCGGCGCGGCACCTGCTACGGGTCAGGGCGACCTCCCCTCAGCAGGGCCTCAACGCGCAGCTTCGCCGGGCCAACATGAAAGGAGCCTTTGCCTTGCACAGGCCGCTGGCGGGAGCGAAAGTCCTGCTCATCGACGACGTCCTGACAACGGGCGCTACGGCGGCCGAATGCAGCCGGATATTGCTGGAAGGAGGAGCAGGCGCGGTCGGTGTGGCCGTTCTGGGCCGCGCCCGCAAAGATCCTTGATATTTTCAGCCAATGGATTAAGTTAACTCCATCCGGCTGGAGCTTCCGGAAGACCCGGTTCAAGCAATCTCAAAATCGGGATGATCTCTACGGTTTCATTCCCTTTTCTTCCAGTTCACTCAGCGCTTCGGCGGTCTTCCCCAGCCCTTCCAGTCCCATCCCCTTGAGAACGTTGGGTGCCTTGGAGAACTGGATGCCGTCATACTGCACCACCTGCACGTGATTCCCCCAGGGATCGAGAAAATCGAGTCCGGGGCTGGGCAGGATCTCGGCCTCAAGTTCCTCGAGAGCGTGCCGCACCGACTCCCTGTCGTCGACCACCAGGCCGAAATGACGAGCCCGATCCGCTTCCTGGGTGCGGCGTGGAGACAGGTTGATGAACTGATCCCCCAGGTCGATAAAGGCCATGCCGTCGTGCCGCCCCCGCAGCTTCAGTTCGAACAGCCTGCCGTAAAACTCCAGGGCGGCTTCTACATCTCCGACTTCGAGGGCCACATGGTTGATGCCGACGGCCCGGGCTTTCGTTTTTGCTGACATGCGCACCTCCTTTGAGACGTAAAAAAGAAGAGCGCAGGGGGGCTCCCTGCGCTCTTGTCCATTCATGATCAGGTGCGTATCAACCCAGGGCCTGCTTCATGTCGTCCGCGACGTTTCCGATCGGGGCGATATTGAAGTTCTCGACCAGGAAGTTGAGGACATTCGGGGTGATGAAAGCCGGCAGGCTCGGGCCGAGCTTCATGTTCTGGATCCCGAGGGAGAGCAGGGAAAGCAGAACCACTACCGCCTTCTGCTCATACCACGAAAGGATGATGGAGAGCGGCAGGTCGTTCACTCCGCACTCGAAGGCGTCGGCCAGGGCCAGAGCGATCTGTACCGCCGAGTAGGCGTCGTTGCACTGGCCGACATCAAGCAAGCGGGGAATGCCGCCGATGTCCCCGAGGTCGAGCTTGTTGAAGCGGTACTTGCCGCAGGCCAGGGTCAGGATGACCGTGTCCTTGGGCAGCTGCTCGGCAAATTGAGTGTAGTAGTTGCGCCCGGTCTTGGCGCCGTCGCAGCCGCCGATGACGAAGAAGCGGCGGATCTGGCCGCCCTTGACGGCGGCGATGACCTTGTCCGCCAGCCCCAGCACGGCGTGGTGACCGCAGCCGGTGAGGATATCCTTGCCCGGTTTCTCGGGCAGATCGCCGGCAGCCTGCGCCGCCTTGATGACCTCGGAGAAATCCCAGCCCTCGATGTGCTTTACGCCCGGCCACTGCACACGGCCCCAGGTAAAGAGGCGATCAATGTAGTTCTCGGCTGGACGCTGGATGCAGTTGGTATTGAAGATGATGGCGCCCGCGAAATCCTGGAACTCCTTGTACTGGTCCTGCCAGGCTCCGCCGAAGTTGCCGGCGAGGTGCTTGTACTTCTTCAGGCCCGGATAGCCGTGCGCCGGCAGCATCTCGACATGAGTGTAGACGTTGATGCCTTTCCCTTCGGTCTGCTTGAGCAGTTCCTCGATCATCTTCAGGTCATGGCCGGAGACGAGGATCCCTTTGCCGGCCCGGGTCCCTGTGTTGACCGGGGTCGGCACCGGCGGCTGGAAGCGCTCGGTATGCGCCTCGTTGAGCAGGCCGGTGCACTGAATGTTCATCTTGCCGCATTCCATGCAGAGATTGACGAAATCCATCAGCCCCTTGCTCTTGTCCAGGGTGGCGGCCATGGCCTTGTGAATAAAGCCGTAGATCTCGTCGCTGTCTTTCCCGAGAATGTGGGCATGGTCTGCATAGGCGCTCATCCCCTTGCACCCGAAGATGAGGGTCTGCTGGACGGAGTGGATGTCCGGGTCGCCCTGTGGGACCATGACCGGATGTCTGCGTCCTTCGGCTACCGCCTGCTCGGGGCTTTCCGGGGGTGACCAACGGCGGGCTTCTTCGGGTACATCCCCCTGGAAGGGGCCTCCGGCGGATTTCTCATAGAGCTGCTGTGCCCGGTCACGCATGGCAGAGCACTGGCGCGCAACCGTGGTCAGGTTTTCCGGATCGAAATCGACATTGGTGACAGTGCTGAAGAGGGCCTCGATCATGAAAACATCGATTTCCCGGTCGATTCCTCCCTTGGCACGGGCCTTATCTGCCCAGAATCCGACTCCCTTGAGCCCCCAGACGATCAGATCCTGGATGGCGGCGACTTCGGGCGTCTTGCCGCAGACGCCGATCTTGGTGCAGCCGGTACCTCCGGCGGCTTGTTCGCACTGGTAACAGAACATCTCTTCCATGTGACCTCCTTTGCTGGCGGGTACGAATATTCTCTCGTTGAAAAACCTCTATAGGTTTATCAGAGATTGAAAAAATTGCCAGACGAAAACCGGGCATTTTTGTGAAATCCTAATCCTTGCCCGAGCCGTTTGCCTGTGATATTTATGCATCCGTGAAAAAAATCCGTTATTACATCACCGGTCACGGACTCGGCCATGCCAGCCGTTCCTGTCAGATCATCAATACCCTCCGCCGCCGACATCCCGGCATTGCGGTGGAGGTGGTTTCCGATGCTCATGCGTGGTTTTTTGCAGGCTTTCTCGACCCATCGGTACTGGTGCGCCGACGGCGGCTGGATATAGGGGTTCTGCAGCAGGACAGCCTGATCATGCAAGAGGGGGAGACTTTTCGGGCCTGTCGGGAACTGATGGATCATCGGGAAGCCATCGTAGCCGAGGAGGCTCGTTCCCTTCGAGAACAAGGGGTCGATGTGGTGGCTGCGGACATCCCGGCGTTGGCCTTCGCCGCCGCCGCCAGGGCGCACATTCCGGGGGTGGGGATCAGCAATTTCTCCTGGGACTGGATCTACGGGGAAATGGCGCCGGCGCACCCTGATTGTGCCGACGTGGTGCAATCGATGCGCCGGGACTATGCCTGCTCCGATCTGCTCCTGCGGCTCCCCTTCCACGGTCCCTGCGACGCCTTCCGCTCGATCGAAGATCTTCCTTTGGTTGCGCGCCGTTCCGCCTGCATACCCTCCGGGGTTCGCCGGGAGCTCGGCATTCCGGAAGGCGTCAAGGTCGGCCTCATCTCCTTCGGCGGCTTCGGGCTGAAGGATTTCGACTTCTCCTTCTTGGCGACAATTCCCGGATGGTTTTTCCTCGCCGGAACCGAGATGGCGGCGGACTGCGCCAATATCCGGATCATAACCCCGGACCGGATTCCCTACCCCGACCTGGTGGGCGCAGCCGATGCCGTCATCACGAAGCCCGGTTACGGCATCGTCTCGGAAGCCATCGCCAACGATACTGCCGTGCTCTATACCTCCCGGGGCGCTTTCCCCGAGCAGCCCCTCCTGGTAGATGGCCTGCACCGCTACGGCAGGGCCCGTGAGATCGATAACAATCGTCTGCGCCGGGGGGACTGGGGAGAGGATCTGGAGGCCCTCCTGGCCCAGCCTTCGCCCAAAGAGCGTCCGGCCACCAACGGCGACGAAGTGGCCGCCGATCGACTGGCGGAACTCTGTGAGTATTGAGGAGGATAAAGAGGTCAGATTGAGGGATATCTTCGATCGTCTCGTCGATCATTTCGGTCCCCTGCACTGGTGGCCGGCCGATTCGCCCTTCGAAGTGGTGGTCGGCGCCATCCTCACCCAGAACACCGCCTGGCGCAACGTGGAGCTGGCCGTGGCCAACCTCAAGGGAGCACAGGCCCTCTCGCCCGAAGCCCTGCGGGAGGTGACAACCGGGGAACTGGAGCAACTCATCCGTCCCGCCGGATTCTTCCGCCAGAAGTCCGAGCGCCTGAAGCTGTTCGTCGAGCATCTCTTCCGCCGTCACGGCGGCGGTCTCTCGTCCCTTCTGTCGGGGCCGCTGGAGGAGGTTCGCGGGGAGCTGCTCACCCTGAAGGGGATCGGACCGGAGACGGCCGACTCCATCCTGCTCTACGCCGGCGTACGTCCCTCTTTCGTGGTGGACGCCTACACCCTGCGCCTTTTCACCCGCCTGGGAGTGCTCGGAGGGACCGAGGGGTACGAGGCGGTCCGGGCTCTGTTCATGGCGAATCTCCCCCACGAGACGGACCTGTTCAACGAATACCACGCCCTGATCGTCGAGGAATGCAAGACCTTCTGCCGCAAGCGACTTCCTCTCTGCTCCGCCTGCCCCCTCCAGCCTGTCTGCCCTTTCGGTTTAAAAGAAGCGCACAAGGGGTAACCCATCGTAACCGACGGGTGGAGGTTTCTGGGCCGTGAGCCTGAGCGCAGCGAATGTGAACGGACCTGAAAGCTCCGCGCGACGGTGAGGCCACCGAAGCAGTCGAGACAGAGGTCGCAAAAAAAGGGGAGCGGAATCGCTCCCCTTTTTTGTCGTCATGTGTTCCTTTTTTACCCTTTCAGCACCCGCGCCGCCTCTTTGGCGTGATAGGTGATGATCAGGTCGGCGCCTGCGCGCTTCATGCCGAGCAGGGTCTCCATCATCACCCTCTCGCCGTCGATCCACCCCTTCTCGGCCGCGGCCTTGATCATCGAGTACTCGCCGGAAACGTTGTAGGCGACCAGCGGCAGGTCGAAACGCTCCTTGAGGTCGCGGAGGATGTCGAGGTAGGCCAAGGCCGGTTTGACCATGAGGAAGTCGGCGCATTCCTGCACGTCCAGGGCCGCCTCGCGGAAGGCCTCGGAGCGGTTGGCCGGGTCCATCTGGTAGGAGCGGCGGTCGCCGAACTGAGGGGTCGATTCGGCGGCGTCGCGGAAAGGGCCGTAATAGGCGCTGGCGTATTTGACGGCATAGCTCATCACCGGGATATGGTCGAAATCGTTGGCGTCGAGGATCTCGCGGATAGCCGCCACCCTGCCGTCCATCATGTCGCTGGGGGCGACGATATCGGCCCCCGCCCGGGCGTGGGAGAGGGCCTCGGCTGCCAGCAGCTTGAGGGTTTCGTCATTATCGACATCGCCGTCGACGATCACCCCGCAGTGGCCGTGATCGGTGTATTCGCAGAGACAGACGTCGGTGATCACGGTCAGCTCCGGTACTTCCTTCTTGATCGCCCGGATGGTTTCCTGAATGATGCCCGTTTCGCTGTAGGCGTCCTGGCCGACGGGATCTTTCGCCTCGGGAATACCGAAGAGAATGACCGCCGGAATGCCGAGTTCGTGCACCTCCCTGGCTTCGGCCACGATGTGCTCGATGGACTGCTGATAGATACCCGGCATGGAGGTGATCTCCTTCTTGATGCCCTTGCCGAAGGCGCTGAACATCGGATAAATCAGGTCGTCCGTCCGCAGATGGGTTTCGCGGACCATGCGACGGATCGTGTCGTTGCGGCGCAGGCGGCGGGCACGGTATTCGGGAAAGAACATTTTTTCATCTCCGTAAAAAGGTTTCGGGTATCAGGTCTCAGGAATCAAATCGGATGTCAGGGGTTTGGCATTTTCTGTCCTGAATCCTGACTCCGGATTCTGCATAGAAATCGACCATCGCCTCCATCATCCCTTCAAGGGTGTAGATCTGAGGCTGGACGGCGACGTTCAGGCCCATGCGCTCGGCTGTTAGGGTGGTCAGGGGGCCGATGGAGACCACGTTCACCTTCTCCAGCAGGTCGGCGGCATCGGGGCCGACCATCTCCAGAAAGTTTTCCACCGTGGAGGAAGAGGTGAAGGTAACCGCGTCGATCTCTTCCGCCGTCAGCAGCTCCCGGATGCGATCTCCCCCGCCGACCGGCGCAACGGTGCGGTAGGCGACGGGGGCGGCGATCACGGCGCCGGCGGCGGCCAGCTCTGCGGGGATCAAGTCGCGGGCCAGGTCGGCACGGGGGTAGAGGATGCGTTTGCCGGCGATGCCCTGCTCCTTCAGCAGCGCCACCACTCCTTCGGCCCGGTACTCTTCCGGCACCAGGTCGGGCGAGATTCCTCGGGCCCGGATCGCCCCCGCCGTTTTAGGACCGACGGCGACGATCCGCACACCGGCAAGGGAGCGCACGTCGGCCCCCTTCCACGCGAGGCGGGCGAAGAAAGAGTCGACAGCATTGGTGGAGGTGAGGATCAGAAAGTCAGTGCGGTCCAAAGCGGCGATACCGGCGTCGAGGTCAGACCAGCTCTCCGGCTCGGCAGTGGCGATGGTGGGGCAGCAGACTGCTTCGGCCCCCTGCAGGGCAAGGAGGGCGATGAACTCCCGGGCCTGCTCCGGCGTCCTGGTGACCATGACCCGCTTGCCGAACAGGGGTCGATTGTCGAACCAGCGAAGTTTCTCTCTCAATTCCACCACCTCGCCGACGATGATCACCGCCGGCGGCTTGATCCCCGCCTCGCGCACCTTCTCCACCACATTCCCCAGGGTGGCCGTGAGAGTCTGCTGGCGGGGAGTGGTCGCCCAGCGCACGATCGCCACCGGCGTTTCGGCGGGACGCCCGTGGGCGATGAGTTCCTCGGTGATCAGGGGAAGGTTGGCCATCCCCATGTAGAAGACCAGGGTGCCGACCCCGGTGGCCAACTTTTCCCAGTCGAGGCTGGACATCTTTTTGGCCGGGTCTTCGTGGCCGGTAACCAGGCCGAGGCTGGTGGTGTAA
The genomic region above belongs to Desulfuromonas sp. TF and contains:
- the nadD gene encoding nicotinate-nucleotide adenylyltransferase, coding for MRIGILGGTFNPIHLAHLRIAEEVREACSLDRVLFIPAADPPHKPVAEEVPFAQRLAMVEAAIAENPAFAASDLESHRTGKSYSVHTLEILRRDQPDQELFFIIGMDSFRDIGSWREYRRLFPLAHIVVAARPGISSDDPQALLPVAIRGDFCYDVQSKTLLHRSGNRVIFLEETLLDISSTRIRRLAADGRSIRYLVTPAVEEYVSTHGLYRDQKRF
- the rsfS gene encoding ribosome silencing factor; protein product: MHSKERALFCAAYALEKKAFNVRILEVTGVSTLTDYLLLASGRSDRQVQAVAESIRAGLKKEHATAPLAIEGMNEGRWVLIDYGDVMVHVFQEPVREFYDLDGLWSEAAEVPIPDEYHWERKAEVR
- a CDS encoding 23S rRNA (pseudouridine(1915)-N(3))-methyltransferase RlmH — translated: MKLRLICVGKISAPYLQEGVNEYVGRIKRYLPLTTVELKEEKGGGKNVDPAFIRDREGERIMEKIPADSFAVVLDERGTSLNSQKLAERLDRHMVHGTRELILVLGGAYGLSTTVKKRGDFLLSLSPLTFTHQMARLILLEQIYRGLTILRNEPYHNR
- a CDS encoding TraR/DksA family transcriptional regulator, which gives rise to MDEKKLEEASERLLQMRRKVLQEVHDSYEASREIGQDGVPDIGDMSANTYSRDVLLNLSENQRQKVRDIDAALERLAKGVYGICMRCEEEIPPRRMEVRPFSRYCVDCKAEVERFGE
- a CDS encoding tetratricopeptide repeat protein — encoded protein: MIALAIFLAVFIAFVFVFLYFWGINPGDVTIYLTSDQSLTQPIPIMIVGAIMAGLVIGYGFHMVSLLTHGVHHWRFNRKDKKGRETTSIYREGVGRLLSGDIKKAKALLQKALDRDPSRIETYIALASVHLQEGASQEAVNLLRKARDIEPRNLEVLFKLASTYEETNYHEEARQAYKEILAVEKDNRKAIRTLRDLHIRHERWQEALDLQKRLLKAGPSSERLEEEKKKQLYLRYEVARKALSEGQTDQAKEEFKEIIKQAPDFTPARVSLGDAYQSQKRPDEADRVWQEGYKDLGRSVFLSRLEDLYMEAEDPTTLLSFYRNAILEREDDLMLRLFFGKLCLRLEMVDEALEQLYAVENAGVDTPHLHLLLAEAHRRRSRIDEAIGEYKKALGVDSRISLGYVCDTCGESSVEWLSRCPECGTWGSFSRADRQLIRNARPVEARAIYHGERH
- the gpmI gene encoding 2,3-bisphosphoglycerate-independent phosphoglycerate mutase, which encodes MNSSKKGPVALVILDGWGISDTCDANAVCQARTPNLDTLQREFPSTRIGASGPHVGLPEGQMGNSEVGHLNLGAGRIVYQDLTRISLSIEEGDFFRNPVFTEGLARIKEKGGKLHLMGLLSDGGVHSHNTHLYALVELGKRCGIDDICVHAFLDGRDTPPSSGVDYLAQLEERLEAIGAGRVATVIGRYYAMDRDNRWDRVHRAYRAMTLGEGEKAPLSAVAIEEAYAAGQTDEFVEPRVIQKSGTKAGTVDDGDGIIFFNFRSDRAREITRAFTDDDFKGFQREKTPDLAAYVCMTEYDETFGLPVAFPQENLSNILGEVLAGAGKTQLRIAETEKYAHVTFFFNGGSEVPFPGEERILIPSPQEVATYDQKPEMSAGPVTDEVVKQVGEGRFDFIVLNYANPDMVGHTGNLPAAVRAMEFVDACTGRVVEAVLNAGGSVILTADHGNCEKMADPEGSPHTAHTTNLVPLVLIDAELKNATLRSGILADIAPTILDLMGLPKPAEMTGRSLLQG
- a CDS encoding ComF family protein gives rise to the protein MFNPRRMRRSLADLLNLVLPPACPLCGRESVRLGICSACFAGIHPVVSPCCPRCVLPYPTEEGTDHLCEACLRASPPFEWARAAGVYEGVLRQAVHHFKYRGAVDLDRPLGQLLAATMEEPVSRFRPDLLVPVPLHNSRLRERTYNQSLLLAKVLGKEWRLPVAARHLLRVRATSPQQGLNAQLRRANMKGAFALHRPLAGAKVLLIDDVLTTGATAAECSRILLEGGAGAVGVAVLGRARKDP
- a CDS encoding VOC family protein, producing MSAKTKARAVGINHVALEVGDVEAALEFYGRLFELKLRGRHDGMAFIDLGDQFINLSPRRTQEADRARHFGLVVDDRESVRHALEELEAEILPSPGLDFLDPWGNHVQVVQYDGIQFSKAPNVLKGMGLEGLGKTAEALSELEEKGMKP
- the hcp gene encoding hydroxylamine reductase, with the protein product MFCYQCEQAAGGTGCTKIGVCGKTPEVAAIQDLIVWGLKGVGFWADKARAKGGIDREIDVFMIEALFSTVTNVDFDPENLTTVARQCSAMRDRAQQLYEKSAGGPFQGDVPEEARRWSPPESPEQAVAEGRRHPVMVPQGDPDIHSVQQTLIFGCKGMSAYADHAHILGKDSDEIYGFIHKAMAATLDKSKGLMDFVNLCMECGKMNIQCTGLLNEAHTERFQPPVPTPVNTGTRAGKGILVSGHDLKMIEELLKQTEGKGINVYTHVEMLPAHGYPGLKKYKHLAGNFGGAWQDQYKEFQDFAGAIIFNTNCIQRPAENYIDRLFTWGRVQWPGVKHIEGWDFSEVIKAAQAAGDLPEKPGKDILTGCGHHAVLGLADKVIAAVKGGQIRRFFVIGGCDGAKTGRNYYTQFAEQLPKDTVILTLACGKYRFNKLDLGDIGGIPRLLDVGQCNDAYSAVQIALALADAFECGVNDLPLSIILSWYEQKAVVVLLSLLSLGIQNMKLGPSLPAFITPNVLNFLVENFNIAPIGNVADDMKQALG
- a CDS encoding endonuclease III domain-containing protein; amino-acid sequence: MSIEEDKEVRLRDIFDRLVDHFGPLHWWPADSPFEVVVGAILTQNTAWRNVELAVANLKGAQALSPEALREVTTGELEQLIRPAGFFRQKSERLKLFVEHLFRRHGGGLSSLLSGPLEEVRGELLTLKGIGPETADSILLYAGVRPSFVVDAYTLRLFTRLGVLGGTEGYEAVRALFMANLPHETDLFNEYHALIVEECKTFCRKRLPLCSACPLQPVCPFGLKEAHKG